In the genome of Streptomyces racemochromogenes, one region contains:
- a CDS encoding PspA/IM30 family protein, producing MSKQTILGRVTQLAKANINALLDQAEDPQKMLDQLIRDYSNNISEAEQAVATTIGNLRMLEADHQEDVDAAAEWGGKALAASRKADELRASGAAADADRFDNLAKVALGRQLRSEREAATAEPVIAAQTEVVDRLREGLGAMKDKLTELQAKRDELVARARTARAQNTMLDAVKDIDVLDPTSELHRFEEKVRREEAMAMGKSELAASSLDAQFEALDDLGRASEVEARLAALKSGAA from the coding sequence ATGAGCAAGCAGACGATCCTCGGCCGTGTCACCCAGCTCGCGAAGGCCAACATCAACGCGCTGCTGGACCAGGCCGAGGACCCGCAGAAGATGCTCGACCAGCTGATCCGCGACTACTCGAACAACATCTCGGAGGCCGAGCAGGCGGTGGCCACGACCATCGGGAACCTGCGGATGCTGGAGGCCGACCACCAGGAGGACGTGGACGCGGCCGCGGAGTGGGGCGGCAAGGCGCTCGCGGCCAGCCGCAAGGCGGACGAGCTGCGCGCGTCCGGCGCGGCGGCGGACGCGGACCGGTTCGACAACCTGGCGAAGGTGGCCCTGGGGCGGCAGTTGCGGTCGGAGAGGGAGGCGGCGACGGCGGAGCCGGTGATCGCCGCTCAGACGGAGGTCGTGGACAGGCTCAGGGAGGGCCTCGGCGCGATGAAGGACAAGCTGACGGAGCTCCAGGCCAAGCGGGACGAGCTGGTGGCACGGGCGAGGACGGCCCGGGCGCAGAACACCATGCTGGACGCCGTCAAGGACATCGACGTGCTGGACCCGACCAGCGAGCTGCACCGCTTCGAGGAGAAGGTGCGGCGGGAGGAGGCGATGGCCATGGGGAAGTCGGAGCTGGCGGCCTCCTCCCTGGACGCCCAGTTCGAGGCGCTGGACGACCTCGGCCGGGCCTCGGAGGTCGAGGCCCGGCTGGCCGCGCTCAAGTCGGGGGCGGCCTGA
- a CDS encoding SpoIIE family protein phosphatase yields the protein MHDSLWHTSPPGSIYDYIKVASFSIGPDGLIDQWSLRAEELFGLGAAQAVGRDPVAAFMPPELREGGHRKVAEILDGKEWTGLVPFRIPGGDGAHGVAEIYVMPTQTASAERAALCVVVDVRALRRIESDLAASQAIFGQSPFGFLLFGTDLTVQRANRRFATVFGGTVAEHRGRTVHDYLPPHEADRMAEALRRVLETGESVTDLRITGATPRSRDDRHWSINLYRVHDGTGRPIGVAGLGTDVTRRHLAAREAAGVRRNLALLNEAGHRIGNSLDLETTARELLDVTVPGFCDLAAVDLYQGLLLGDDDRPARPQGPGVPSLPDQGARRAPSAKLRRVAFASAVSDAPLSGPGALVAVGETHRYPAASPGARVLRTARPRLVDAAGPDDLVQSTLIVPMVAHDTVVGLAQFSRTKGSEPFGERDRAVAVELAARAAVCIDNARLYRREHERALILQRSLLPPGDPEAAGLDIACRYLPGNAATEVGGDWFDVIELPGHRTALVVGDVMGRGLRAAVAMGELRTAVRTLALLDLEPAEVLAALDEVARGLGAPGGAQQASRAALHSRDADRSEVYLATCVYAVYDPVTRRCTIANAGHMPPVLVEPPEDGAEPRPGLLLEIPTGMPLGVGGEPFEEVEVELPEGALLALYTDGLVESRDHPLEEGLRGLRGAVADPSRPLEEVCDHVLNTLHTRHGEDDIALLMARVQGLPAGAVGDWQLPREARSVGRARELARAKLPAWGLEGLLDTTELLVSELVTNALRYGEGEIRLRLLLDRTLVCEVWDGNLVQPRRRRARDTDEGGRGLQLVGLLSAGWGTRRTHRGKTVWFELPLPMPGGAPGEAVTELSAEQLLDMYG from the coding sequence TTGCACGACTCCCTGTGGCACACCAGTCCGCCTGGCTCGATATACGACTACATAAAGGTCGCCTCCTTCTCGATCGGCCCTGACGGGCTCATCGACCAGTGGAGCCTGCGCGCCGAGGAACTCTTCGGGCTCGGCGCGGCGCAGGCGGTCGGCCGCGACCCCGTCGCGGCCTTCATGCCCCCCGAGCTGCGCGAGGGCGGCCACCGCAAGGTCGCCGAGATCCTCGACGGCAAGGAGTGGACCGGCCTGGTCCCCTTCCGCATCCCCGGCGGCGACGGCGCCCACGGCGTGGCCGAGATCTATGTGATGCCCACCCAGACCGCGAGCGCCGAGCGGGCCGCGCTCTGCGTCGTCGTCGACGTGCGCGCGCTGCGCCGCATCGAATCCGACCTCGCCGCCTCACAGGCCATATTCGGCCAATCGCCCTTCGGTTTCCTGCTGTTCGGCACCGACCTCACCGTGCAGCGCGCCAACCGGCGCTTCGCGACCGTCTTCGGCGGCACCGTCGCGGAGCACCGCGGCCGCACCGTCCACGACTACCTGCCGCCCCACGAGGCCGACCGGATGGCCGAAGCCCTCCGCCGGGTGCTGGAGACCGGCGAGTCCGTCACCGACCTGCGGATCACCGGCGCCACCCCCCGCAGCCGCGACGACCGCCACTGGTCGATCAACCTCTACCGGGTGCACGACGGCACCGGCCGCCCCATCGGCGTCGCCGGCCTCGGCACCGACGTCACCCGCCGCCACCTCGCCGCCCGCGAGGCCGCCGGGGTCCGCCGCAACCTCGCCCTCCTCAACGAGGCCGGGCACCGCATCGGCAACTCCCTCGACCTGGAGACCACCGCCCGCGAACTCCTCGACGTCACCGTCCCCGGCTTCTGCGACCTGGCCGCCGTCGACCTCTACCAGGGCCTGCTGCTCGGCGACGACGACCGCCCCGCCCGCCCCCAGGGACCCGGCGTACCCTCCCTCCCCGACCAGGGCGCCCGCCGCGCCCCCTCCGCGAAACTGCGCCGGGTCGCCTTCGCCTCCGCCGTCTCCGACGCCCCCCTGTCGGGGCCCGGCGCACTGGTCGCCGTGGGCGAGACCCACCGCTACCCCGCCGCCTCCCCTGGCGCGCGGGTCCTGCGCACCGCACGCCCCCGGCTGGTCGACGCCGCCGGCCCCGACGACCTCGTCCAGTCCACGCTGATCGTCCCGATGGTCGCCCACGACACCGTGGTCGGCCTCGCCCAGTTCTCCCGTACGAAGGGCAGCGAGCCCTTCGGCGAACGCGACCGGGCCGTCGCCGTGGAACTCGCCGCACGGGCCGCCGTCTGCATCGACAACGCCCGCCTCTACCGGCGCGAGCACGAACGCGCCCTGATCCTCCAGCGCAGCCTGCTCCCGCCCGGCGACCCCGAGGCCGCCGGCCTCGACATCGCCTGCCGCTACCTGCCGGGCAACGCCGCCACCGAGGTCGGCGGCGACTGGTTCGACGTCATCGAACTGCCCGGGCACCGCACCGCCCTCGTCGTCGGCGACGTCATGGGCCGCGGCCTGCGCGCCGCCGTCGCCATGGGCGAACTGCGCACCGCCGTACGCACCCTCGCCCTGCTGGACCTGGAACCGGCCGAGGTGCTCGCCGCCCTCGACGAGGTCGCCCGCGGCCTCGGCGCCCCCGGCGGCGCCCAGCAGGCCTCGCGCGCCGCCCTGCACTCCCGCGACGCCGACCGCTCCGAGGTCTACCTCGCCACCTGCGTCTACGCCGTCTACGACCCCGTCACCCGGCGCTGCACCATCGCCAACGCCGGCCACATGCCGCCCGTCCTCGTCGAACCCCCCGAGGACGGCGCCGAACCCCGCCCCGGGCTGCTGCTGGAGATCCCGACCGGAATGCCGCTCGGCGTGGGCGGCGAACCCTTCGAGGAGGTCGAGGTCGAACTCCCCGAGGGCGCCCTGCTCGCCCTCTACACGGACGGGCTGGTCGAGTCCCGCGACCACCCGCTGGAGGAGGGCCTGCGCGGCCTGCGAGGGGCGGTCGCCGATCCGTCCCGCCCCCTGGAGGAGGTCTGCGACCACGTCCTCAACACCCTCCACACCCGGCACGGCGAGGACGACATCGCCCTGCTCATGGCACGGGTCCAGGGCCTGCCCGCCGGAGCCGTCGGCGACTGGCAGCTGCCCCGCGAGGCCCGCTCGGTGGGCCGGGCCCGGGAACTGGCCCGCGCCAAACTGCCCGCCTGGGGCCTGGAGGGGCTCCTCGACACCACGGAACTGCTGGTCAGTGAACTCGTCACCAACGCCCTGCGGTACGGGGAGGGCGAGATCCGGCTCCGGCTGCTGCTGGACCGGACCCTGGTGTGCGAGGTCTGGGACGGCAACCTCGTCCAGCCCCGCCGCCGCCGCGCCCGGGACACCGACGAGGGCGGCCGCGGCCTCCAGCTCGTCGGCCTCCTCTCGGCCGGCTGGGGCACCCGCCGCACCCACCGGGGCAAGACCGTCTGGTTCGAGCTCCCGCTCCCGATGCCGGGCGGCGCACCGGGAGAGGCGGTCACCGAACTGTCGGCGGAACAACTGCTGGACATGTACGGCTGA
- a CDS encoding ATP-binding protein, producing the protein MIGVIDTDGECAEWAFPAEPGAVRTARHAVRGTLRSWGLDSVGDVTVLLVSELVTNSLRYASGPIGVRLVRRNPAAPDLAGGPALLVEVSDPLPDPPRERIARPDDEGGRGLHLVAVSARRWGTRHGKTGKTVWFELALPGE; encoded by the coding sequence GTGATCGGCGTGATCGACACAGACGGTGAATGCGCCGAGTGGGCCTTCCCCGCCGAGCCCGGTGCCGTCCGCACCGCACGCCACGCCGTGCGCGGCACCCTCCGCTCCTGGGGCCTGGACTCCGTCGGCGACGTGACCGTCCTGCTGGTCAGCGAGCTGGTCACCAACTCCCTGCGGTACGCCTCCGGCCCCATCGGGGTCCGCCTGGTACGGCGCAATCCGGCCGCGCCGGACCTGGCCGGCGGCCCGGCCCTCCTCGTGGAGGTCTCCGATCCGCTTCCGGATCCGCCCCGCGAGCGGATCGCCCGGCCCGACGACGAGGGCGGTCGCGGCCTGCACCTCGTCGCCGTCTCCGCGCGCCGCTGGGGGACCCGGCACGGGAAGACGGGGAAAACCGTGTGGTTCGAGTTGGCTCTTCCTGGTGAGTAA
- a CDS encoding (deoxy)nucleoside triphosphate pyrophosphohydrolase → MTVRVVVGGALCHDGRLLAARRSAPPELAGRWELPGGKAEPGETVPEALVRELREELGVEAEALERIPGEWQLKPGLVLHVWTARLVAGEPEPLEDHDELRWLAPHELDAVDWLDQDRPFVEEAGRRLRAAADAG, encoded by the coding sequence ATGACTGTACGCGTGGTCGTGGGCGGAGCCCTTTGTCATGACGGGCGCCTGCTGGCCGCCCGGCGCAGCGCGCCGCCCGAGCTGGCCGGCCGGTGGGAGCTCCCCGGCGGCAAGGCCGAGCCGGGCGAGACCGTGCCCGAGGCGCTGGTGCGCGAACTGCGCGAGGAGCTCGGCGTGGAGGCCGAGGCGCTGGAGCGGATCCCGGGGGAGTGGCAGCTGAAGCCCGGCCTGGTCCTGCACGTGTGGACGGCCCGGCTGGTCGCGGGCGAGCCCGAGCCCCTGGAGGACCACGACGAGCTGCGCTGGCTGGCCCCGCACGAGCTGGACGCGGTGGACTGGCTCGACCAGGACCGGCCCTTCGTCGAGGAGGCCGGACGCCGGCTGCGTGCCGCGGCGGACGCGGGGTAG
- a CDS encoding SPOR domain-containing protein, with protein MTDSGALLPWLVIRQDDNGNRYRVGRYPTRAEAQKVVDSLDDRGHEQLYWVERIGQESQTATTN; from the coding sequence ATGACCGACAGCGGTGCCCTGCTTCCATGGCTGGTCATACGTCAGGACGACAACGGCAACCGCTACCGGGTGGGTCGCTACCCCACCCGGGCCGAGGCCCAGAAGGTCGTCGACAGCCTCGACGACCGCGGACACGAGCAGCTGTACTGGGTCGAGCGGATCGGACAGGAAAGCCAGACCGCCACCACCAACTGA
- a CDS encoding GntR family transcriptional regulator, whose product MTFGEQPAYLRVAGDLRRKIVDGSLPPHARLPSQARIREEYGVSDTVALEARKVLMAEGLVEGRSGSGTYVREQPVPRRVARSGYRSAGASTPFRQEQAEAGARGTWESSSEQAAAPDRIAERLGIEPGDRVMRTRYVFRDAGEAMMISTSWEPLAVTGRTPVMLPEEGPLGGSGVVDRMAAIDVVVDNVVEEVGARPGLAEELMTLGGVPGHVVLVVSRTYFASGRAVETADVVVPADRYRLSYHLPVR is encoded by the coding sequence GTGACTTTCGGTGAGCAGCCGGCCTATCTCCGCGTGGCCGGGGATCTGCGACGGAAGATCGTCGATGGCTCCCTGCCCCCGCACGCCCGGCTCCCTTCCCAGGCCCGGATCCGCGAGGAGTACGGGGTCTCCGACACCGTGGCGCTGGAGGCGCGCAAGGTCCTCATGGCCGAGGGGCTGGTGGAGGGCCGCTCCGGATCCGGTACGTACGTGCGCGAGCAGCCCGTGCCCCGCAGGGTCGCCCGCTCCGGCTACCGCTCGGCCGGGGCGTCGACGCCGTTCCGCCAGGAGCAGGCGGAGGCGGGCGCGCGCGGCACGTGGGAGTCCAGCAGCGAGCAGGCGGCCGCGCCGGACCGGATCGCCGAGCGCCTCGGCATCGAGCCGGGCGACCGCGTCATGCGCACCCGGTACGTCTTCCGCGACGCGGGGGAGGCCATGATGATCTCCACCTCCTGGGAGCCCCTGGCCGTGACCGGCCGGACCCCGGTGATGCTGCCGGAGGAGGGGCCGCTGGGCGGTTCGGGGGTGGTGGACCGGATGGCCGCCATCGACGTGGTCGTGGACAACGTGGTGGAGGAGGTCGGGGCCCGGCCGGGCCTGGCCGAGGAGCTCATGACGCTGGGCGGGGTCCCGGGGCACGTGGTGCTGGTGGTGAGCCGCACGTACTTCGCGTCGGGCCGCGCCGTGGAGACCGCGGACGTGGTCGTGCCGGCGGACCGCTACCGCCTCTCGTACCACCTGCCTGTCCGGTAA
- a CDS encoding DUF4190 domain-containing protein, which translates to MTTPPPQHPPAGPGHSWPPPSPPPVWGPPPSAYGHPPALNGFALASLLVGLLCFPPLGIVFAVVALVQIARKGERGRALAVAGLVVSLLTTAVLVAGLTRYAGHFTGALGGARYAEQVEGQLTGMDELRVGDCFNVPGGDLLDDARFTYRIGCDRVHDAEVTATTAIGQNPYPGKGWLKDNATDVCWKAQDAYAMDSWALPGYAEMFYFTPSPDSWQNGDRRLLCLIGTSTEEHKGSLRKDAGMLTPDQVTLLSALNGVDQALGRVPDRELDEALPEHQKWARSVDEALAAQERMLQDVTSRQDTGPAASARLREVAAARKEWQRAARAARPGDFQRAWDAALAALSVDAEKTLRGAYGLSTRVPQWLQPGPDGPGTGSGRWPSSESV; encoded by the coding sequence GTGACCACCCCGCCCCCGCAGCATCCCCCCGCCGGCCCGGGCCACTCCTGGCCGCCGCCGTCGCCGCCACCGGTGTGGGGGCCGCCGCCGTCCGCGTACGGGCACCCGCCCGCGCTCAACGGGTTCGCCCTGGCCTCGCTGCTGGTCGGGCTGCTGTGCTTCCCGCCGCTCGGGATCGTCTTCGCGGTCGTGGCGCTGGTGCAGATCGCGCGCAAGGGGGAGCGGGGCCGCGCCCTGGCCGTCGCGGGCCTGGTGGTCTCGCTGCTGACGACGGCCGTCCTGGTCGCCGGCCTCACCCGGTACGCGGGGCACTTCACCGGCGCGCTGGGCGGGGCGCGGTACGCGGAGCAGGTCGAGGGCCAGCTGACGGGGATGGACGAGCTGCGCGTGGGCGACTGCTTCAACGTCCCCGGCGGCGACCTGCTGGACGACGCCCGCTTCACCTACCGGATCGGCTGCGACCGGGTGCACGACGCCGAGGTGACCGCCACGACGGCGATCGGGCAGAACCCCTATCCCGGCAAGGGGTGGCTGAAGGACAACGCCACGGACGTCTGCTGGAAGGCGCAGGACGCGTACGCGATGGACTCGTGGGCGCTGCCCGGGTACGCGGAGATGTTCTACTTCACCCCCTCGCCGGACAGCTGGCAGAACGGCGACCGGCGGCTCCTGTGCCTCATCGGCACGTCGACCGAGGAGCACAAGGGCAGTCTGCGCAAGGATGCGGGCATGCTGACGCCGGACCAGGTGACCCTGCTGAGCGCGCTGAACGGCGTGGACCAGGCGCTGGGTCGCGTCCCGGACCGGGAGCTCGACGAGGCGCTGCCCGAGCACCAGAAGTGGGCGCGGAGCGTGGACGAGGCGCTGGCGGCGCAGGAGCGGATGCTCCAGGACGTCACCTCGCGCCAGGACACCGGACCGGCGGCGAGCGCCCGGCTCCGGGAGGTCGCGGCGGCGCGCAAGGAGTGGCAGCGGGCGGCGCGGGCGGCCCGGCCGGGCGACTTCCAGCGGGCGTGGGACGCGGCGCTGGCGGCCCTGTCGGTGGACGCGGAGAAGACGCTGCGCGGGGCGTACGGGCTCTCCACGCGGGTTCCGCAGTGGCTGCAGCCGGGTCCGGACGGGCCGGGGACGGGGTCGGGGCGGTGGCCCTCGTCGGAGTCCGTCTGA
- a CDS encoding S8 family peptidase: MSVKRHTRRRIAAASATAVAALALGAAAALPATAADGAPQGVIENAGVAGAVPGSYIVTLKDSAARSTADSGKAVAKRYGAKIDRTYSAALNGYSVEVSEAQARKLAADPAVASVVQNRTFTVDATQPNPPSWGLDRLDQRALPLDQSYTYPDKAGEGVTAYIIDTGVRITHQDFGGRASYGYDAVDNDNTAQDGHGHGTHVAGTVAGGAYGVAKKAKIVGVRVLDNNGSGTTAQVVAGIDWVTRNAVKPAVANMSLGGGADSALDTAVRNSIAAGITYGVAAGNESTDASTKSPARVAEAITVGSTTNTDAKSSFSNYGSILDIFAPGSSITSAWGTGDTATNTISGTSMATPHVVGAAALYLSQNPASTPAQVRDGLVAAATPNVVTSPGTGSPNRLLNVGASTTPPNPGTKFENTADYAINDNATVESPVTVSGISGNAPAALSVSVDIKHTYIGDLKVDLVAPDGSVYNLHNRSGGSADNIIRSYTVNASSEVANGVWKLRVNDNAGADTGKIDAWALQF; the protein is encoded by the coding sequence ATGTCCGTGAAGCGTCACACCCGCCGGAGGATCGCCGCCGCCAGCGCGACCGCCGTCGCAGCCCTCGCGCTCGGCGCGGCCGCCGCCCTGCCCGCCACCGCGGCCGACGGCGCCCCGCAGGGCGTCATCGAGAACGCCGGCGTCGCCGGGGCCGTCCCCGGCAGCTACATCGTGACCCTGAAGGACTCCGCGGCCCGCTCCACCGCGGACAGCGGCAAGGCCGTCGCCAAGCGGTACGGCGCGAAGATCGACCGGACCTACAGCGCGGCCCTCAACGGCTACTCCGTCGAGGTCTCCGAGGCGCAGGCCAGGAAGCTCGCCGCCGACCCGGCGGTGGCGTCGGTCGTGCAGAACCGCACCTTCACCGTCGACGCCACCCAGCCCAACCCGCCGTCCTGGGGCCTGGACCGCCTCGACCAGCGGGCCCTCCCGCTGGACCAGAGCTACACCTACCCCGACAAGGCCGGAGAGGGCGTCACCGCCTACATCATCGACACCGGCGTCCGCATCACCCACCAGGACTTCGGCGGCCGCGCCTCCTACGGCTACGACGCCGTCGACAACGACAACACCGCCCAGGACGGCCACGGCCACGGCACGCACGTCGCCGGCACCGTCGCTGGAGGCGCGTACGGCGTCGCCAAGAAGGCGAAGATCGTCGGCGTCCGCGTCCTCGACAACAACGGCTCCGGCACGACGGCCCAGGTGGTCGCCGGCATCGACTGGGTCACCCGCAACGCCGTCAAGCCGGCCGTGGCCAACATGTCGCTCGGCGGCGGCGCGGACTCCGCGCTCGACACCGCCGTGCGCAACTCCATAGCCGCCGGCATCACCTACGGCGTCGCGGCCGGCAACGAGTCCACCGACGCCTCCACCAAGTCCCCGGCGCGCGTGGCCGAGGCCATCACCGTCGGCTCGACCACCAACACCGACGCGAAGTCCAGCTTCTCCAACTACGGCTCCATCCTGGACATCTTCGCGCCGGGCTCCTCCATCACCTCCGCCTGGGGCACCGGGGACACCGCGACGAACACCATCTCGGGCACCTCGATGGCCACCCCGCACGTCGTCGGCGCGGCGGCCCTCTACCTCTCGCAGAACCCGGCGAGCACCCCGGCGCAGGTCCGCGACGGCCTCGTCGCGGCGGCCACCCCGAACGTGGTGACCAGCCCCGGCACCGGATCCCCCAACCGCCTGCTGAACGTGGGCGCGAGCACCACCCCGCCGAACCCGGGCACCAAGTTCGAGAACACCGCCGACTACGCGATCAACGACAACGCCACCGTCGAGTCGCCGGTCACCGTCAGCGGGATCTCCGGCAACGCCCCGGCCGCGCTGAGCGTCTCGGTCGACATCAAGCACACCTACATCGGTGACCTGAAGGTCGACCTCGTCGCCCCCGACGGCTCGGTGTACAACCTGCACAACCGCAGCGGCGGCAGCGCCGACAACATCATCCGCTCCTACACGGTCAACGCCTCGTCCGAGGTGGCCAACGGGGTGTGGAAGCTGCGGGTGAACGACAACGCCGGCGCCGACACCGGCAAGATCGACGCCTGGGCGCTGCAGTTCTGA
- a CDS encoding pyridoxal-phosphate dependent enzyme: MTHALPGYVCPEDGTHADVRTAPWCCPLCGGPWDLDFTPDPAIPLEPAAGPPSLWRYAPALPLPGAFSVSLSEGYTPLVPLSERIHAKLDFLMPTLSFKDRGAVMLAELARRLAPERVVADSSGNAGTSVAAYCARAGLSCEVFVPEGTSEKKTEQMRAHGAVVRVVAGGREATARAARAAADEPGVFYASHVFNPYFLHGTKTYVYEIWEALGGRLPEALVVPVGNGTLLLGAALAVEELAARHGATPPALIAVQAEAVSPLAAAFAAGAEDAAPVPQLPTAAEGIAIPAPPRARQILAAVRKSGGTFVTVPDDRLREAQRDLARRGLFVEPTAAACWAAVAPTAPGNPLGGRRAVVPLCGAGAKTGLAAD; encoded by the coding sequence ATGACTCACGCACTTCCCGGTTACGTCTGCCCCGAGGACGGCACGCACGCGGACGTGCGGACCGCGCCCTGGTGCTGCCCCCTGTGCGGCGGCCCCTGGGACCTCGACTTCACACCCGATCCGGCCATCCCCCTCGAACCGGCGGCGGGACCCCCCTCGCTGTGGCGGTACGCGCCCGCGCTGCCCCTGCCGGGGGCGTTCTCGGTCTCGCTGTCGGAGGGGTACACCCCGCTGGTGCCGCTGTCGGAGCGGATTCACGCCAAGCTCGACTTCCTGATGCCGACGCTGTCCTTCAAGGACCGGGGCGCGGTCATGCTCGCCGAACTGGCGCGCCGGCTCGCCCCGGAGCGGGTGGTCGCCGACAGCAGCGGCAACGCGGGGACGTCCGTGGCGGCGTACTGCGCGCGGGCCGGGCTCAGTTGTGAAGTTTTCGTGCCGGAGGGCACTTCGGAGAAGAAGACCGAGCAGATGCGGGCCCACGGGGCCGTCGTACGCGTCGTCGCGGGCGGCCGCGAGGCCACGGCGCGGGCCGCGCGGGCGGCGGCGGACGAGCCGGGGGTGTTCTACGCCAGCCACGTCTTCAACCCGTACTTCCTGCACGGCACCAAGACGTACGTCTACGAGATCTGGGAGGCCCTCGGCGGCCGGCTGCCGGAGGCGCTGGTCGTGCCGGTGGGCAACGGCACCCTGCTGCTCGGCGCGGCCCTGGCGGTGGAGGAGCTGGCCGCCCGGCACGGCGCGACGCCGCCCGCCCTGATCGCGGTCCAGGCGGAGGCCGTGTCCCCGCTGGCGGCCGCCTTCGCGGCGGGCGCGGAGGACGCCGCCCCGGTGCCGCAGCTGCCGACGGCGGCGGAGGGCATCGCGATCCCGGCCCCGCCCCGGGCCCGGCAGATCCTGGCGGCGGTCCGCAAGTCCGGGGGCACCTTCGTGACGGTCCCGGACGACCGGCTCCGCGAGGCGCAGCGGGACCTGGCGCGCCGCGGCCTGTTCGTGGAGCCGACGGCGGCGGCCTGCTGGGCGGCGGTCGCCCCCACCGCCCCCGGCAACCCCCTGGGCGGCCGCAGAGCGGTCGTCCCCCTGTGCGGCGCGGGCGCCAAGACGGGCCTGGCCGCCGACTGA
- a CDS encoding isocitrate lyase/phosphoenolpyruvate mutase family protein: MTTHLDRASQAAAFTSLHTPAAPLALANAWDVASARLVEAAGAAAVATTSAGVAWSLGAPDGDALARDRALELIARVASAVSVPVTADIEGGFAADAAGVGETVTGVLAAGAVGINIEDGRRAPAEHAERLAAARAAADAAGVPLYVNARVDTYLFGLGESSTRLDETLSRAAAYLAAGASGVFVPGVTDPATVAELARGIDGPLNVLVGPDAPSVAELGTLGVARVSLGSWVAEAAYAVVRRATEELLAGGTYGSLAGALPYGELNALLKG; encoded by the coding sequence ATGACCACCCACCTTGACCGCGCATCCCAGGCCGCCGCCTTCACCTCGCTGCACACCCCCGCCGCTCCCCTCGCACTCGCCAACGCCTGGGACGTCGCCAGTGCGCGGCTCGTCGAGGCCGCCGGGGCGGCGGCCGTCGCCACCACCAGTGCCGGGGTCGCCTGGTCGCTCGGGGCGCCCGACGGGGACGCCCTCGCGCGGGACCGGGCGCTGGAGCTGATCGCGCGGGTGGCCTCGGCCGTCTCCGTGCCCGTCACCGCCGACATCGAGGGCGGGTTCGCCGCCGACGCCGCCGGGGTCGGGGAGACCGTCACCGGGGTGCTGGCCGCCGGCGCGGTCGGCATCAACATCGAGGACGGCCGCCGCGCCCCGGCCGAGCACGCGGAGCGGCTCGCCGCGGCCCGGGCCGCCGCCGACGCGGCCGGGGTGCCGCTGTACGTCAACGCCCGGGTGGACACGTACCTCTTCGGCCTCGGCGAGAGCTCCACCCGGCTCGACGAGACCCTGTCCCGCGCCGCCGCCTACCTCGCCGCCGGCGCCAGCGGCGTCTTCGTGCCCGGGGTCACCGATCCGGCCACCGTCGCCGAGCTCGCCCGGGGGATCGACGGGCCGCTGAACGTCCTCGTCGGCCCGGACGCGCCGTCCGTGGCCGAGCTGGGCACCCTCGGGGTGGCCCGCGTCAGCCTCGGCTCCTGGGTGGCGGAGGCCGCGTACGCCGTGGTCCGCCGCGCCACCGAGGAACTGCTGGCCGGCGGCACGTACGGCTCCCTCGCGGGGGCACTGCCGTACGGCGAGCTGAACGCCCTGCTCAAGGGGTGA
- a CDS encoding EamA family transporter, which produces MGTSTPTDGKDADADAGRRTTTGAVWFALALVYVVWGSTYLGIRIAVQTMPPFLSAGARFVTAGLVLAGVVAWRYGPRALRITAAQARSLVLVGLLLILGGNGLVVLAETSVPSGLAALLVASVPMWVVVLRAATGDRPPLRTLAGVLVGLAGLAVLTSPGLSGEVHLGGVLLVLGAALLWSLGSFSAGRLPLPDNPFTGSAYQMLAGGAAGVVVGLLRGEHHGLDPGAFSASSWVALGYLVLIGSVVGFTAYAWLLRAAPLSLVATYAYVNPVVAVALGALVLDEPLTPPIVLGGAIVVAAVGVVVGTERRKE; this is translated from the coding sequence ATGGGCACCTCGACACCGACCGACGGCAAAGACGCGGACGCGGACGCGGGCCGCCGCACAACCACCGGGGCCGTGTGGTTCGCGCTCGCGCTCGTGTACGTGGTCTGGGGATCGACCTACCTCGGCATCCGGATCGCCGTCCAGACCATGCCGCCCTTCCTGTCCGCCGGGGCCCGCTTCGTCACCGCCGGTCTGGTGCTGGCCGGCGTCGTCGCCTGGCGGTACGGGCCCCGCGCGCTCAGGATCACGGCCGCGCAGGCCCGCTCCCTGGTGCTGGTCGGGCTGCTGCTGATCCTGGGCGGCAACGGCCTGGTGGTGCTGGCCGAGACCTCCGTCCCGTCCGGGCTGGCCGCGCTGCTGGTCGCGTCGGTGCCGATGTGGGTGGTGGTGCTGCGGGCGGCCACCGGGGACCGGCCGCCGCTGCGGACCCTGGCGGGGGTGCTGGTGGGCCTGGCCGGGCTGGCCGTGCTGACCAGCCCGGGGCTGAGCGGGGAGGTCCACCTGGGCGGGGTGCTGCTGGTGCTGGGCGCCGCGCTGCTGTGGTCGCTGGGCTCGTTCTCGGCCGGGCGGCTGCCGCTGCCGGACAACCCCTTCACCGGCTCCGCGTACCAGATGCTGGCGGGCGGGGCCGCCGGTGTGGTGGTGGGACTGCTGCGCGGGGAGCATCACGGCCTGGACCCCGGCGCCTTCTCCGCCTCCTCGTGGGTGGCCCTGGGTTACCTCGTGCTGATCGGCTCGGTCGTCGGTTTCACGGCGTACGCGTGGCTGCTCCGGGCGGCGCCGCTGTCGCTGGTGGCCACGTACGCGTACGTCAATCCGGTGGTGGCCGTCGCGCTGGGCGCGCTGGTCCTGGACGAGCCGCTGACCCCGCCGATCGTGCTCGGCGGCGCGATCGTGGTGGCAGCGGTCGGCGTGGTCGTCGGCACCGAGCGCCGGAAGGAGTAG